The nucleotide sequence GTAAAAGTTACCTCTATATCCTCTGCCGGTGTTGTCCATTTCGGGTCAACCAATACGATAGACGGCGAATCAAGAGTGAAGCACATCAGACAATTGCGGAACAGGAATGAACGTTCCGATTCATAATGCATAGACTGAAAGTATGACAGAAAGACAAAGGGTGTTCGTTCATGCCAGCAATCATCGGTCCGATCTGCATTAACTCTGTCGGCGGCGGTGTCGTAAACTTTGGTGATTCCTTTTATCTGTCTCCAAAAAGCTCATCAAAGACAGCTTCCGGTTCTGGCGGCGGAAATACAGGCGACTTTATCATAGTCAACAACATCGTAAGTGCAACCAACTCGCTAGACCCAGATGTGAATGATCAGAATATTGTGGCTAATAATTAGAAATGCGGAAGCGCCTTGGTCAGCTCCGAAGGACAGAAAAGGATCCGACGGAAAAAGCCGGTTTTGCTTTTTGCGGCGGAGCCGTTCTGGCCGAGGAGTTAGGCGCTGGAGCTAGACACTGAGAAAAGCGGAAGCGCTCGTTTAGCTCCGGGAGTCAGATAAGGAAACGGCGGTAAAGGCGCTTTTTGCCTTTGCCGACGGTTCCGTTCTGACAGAGGAGTTGAGCGCTGGAGCTGGACACTAGAAAAGCGGAGCCGACTGTTCAGGCCTGGCAGTCAGAACAAAATCACCGGAAAAGTCCGATTTTGACTTTTTCGGGGATTATGTTCTGACAGAAGGACTAGGAGGCGCAGCTGGACACTAGAAAAGCGGAATCAGCCGTTTAGCTCCGACAGACAGAAAAGAAATCACCGGAAAAGTCCGGGTTTGACTTTTTCGGGGATTTTGTTCTGGCCGAGGAGTTAGGCGCTGGAGCTGGACACTGAGAAAAGCGGAATCACCAGACCACACAAAAAAGACGTGCCAAAACCAGGCACGTCTTTTTTCATTTCCGTTTCTTCCGCTCGTTTGATTTTCTTGTTCTGACAAGCTTTGAGGACGGCTGCTTGCGGATCCATTTGATGAAGCTTGAAATTTTCGGATCGCTTCTCAGGTCATGAATCGTATTCAGCCTTACAGCAAGCTCGTCATTTGTATAGAGGGCATGGATCTGTTTATGGCAAGGAATGCAGAGCATCGCGGTCGGCATGAAGGTTCCGCCCATTTCCTTCGGGGTTAAATGGTGTTCTGTTGTTTCAACCTCCTGCCTTTTGCACAGCTCGCATGTTCCAAGTTGTTTCTTTGCCATATTAAACCTATCCTCTCTACATCACTTCAATCTGGACCGATGTGCCGCTTCCTGTCGGCTCTGCAGGTGTTACGACCAGCTTTCTCGGAAGTCTTGCACGAAGCTCCTGCACATGGCTGATGACTCCGACTGAAAGGTTATCGGACTGCAGCTTTTCAAGAGCTGTTATGACTGTATCAAGCAAATCTGCATCAAGCGTCCCGAAACCTTCATCCAGGAAAAAGAACTGCAGCGGATATTCCCCCCGAAGCTGGATCTGAGATGAGAGGGAAAGCGCCAATGCCAGAGAGGTCAGGAACGTTTCTCCGCCTGAAAGGCTTGAAACGGGACGCCTTACTCCCCCGTTTGCATCATCACGCATGACAAATCCGCCGGAAGAATCCACCTCAATGGCATAGCGCTGTCTTGTAAGCTGCCCAAGCCGCTCAGAAGCATCCTCGCTCACAAGGTGAAGCTGTTCTTCTGCCAGGAATTCAACAAACGCGTTTCCTTTAAATACAGTCTGCAGCTTTTCAAGTCTTGCTGCAAGCTCTTCAAGCTCAAGACGTTTTTGTTCCAGTTCCATGTATCTTTCGTGCTTATCCTTCAGGATATGAAGAGCTTTTGCGGCAGCTCCGCGGGCTTCTGAAGCAGTATCTGCCAACTGTTTCGTTTCTGCTTTCAGCTCTTTAATGGACTCCCATTCTTCAGAGCTTACTGAGCGGTTTTTCCGTTTCGCTTCCACACGTTTAAAGTCTGCCATGACTTGTTTCTTTTTATCCTGATAGACGTCAAACTCTTCCTTCAGATTTTGTTTGACGGCTTGTGGCATAAAAGCAGCGGCAGCCTCAGAAGCATCTTTGAAAGGTGTCTTCTGTTTGATCTGCTCCCATTTTTCAGCTGCTTCGCGCAGTCTTGCTTCTGCCTGCTCAAACGTTTTTTCTGCTGCCGCGCTGCTGCTTTCTGCTTTTTGCAGAGCCTCCATCGCTTCCTGAAAGGATTTGTAGAGGCTTTGTTCCTTTGCAGAAAGTTCTTTTAGC is from Bacillus sp. FSL H8-0547 and encodes:
- a CDS encoding spore germination protein → MPAIIGPICINSVGGGVVNFGDSFYLSPKSSSKTASGSGGGNTGDFIIVNNIVSATNSLDPDVNDQNIVANN
- a CDS encoding HNH endonuclease; its protein translation is MAKKQLGTCELCKRQEVETTEHHLTPKEMGGTFMPTAMLCIPCHKQIHALYTNDELAVRLNTIHDLRSDPKISSFIKWIRKQPSSKLVRTRKSNERKKRK